The following are encoded together in the Kwoniella europaea PYCC6329 chromosome 1, complete sequence genome:
- a CDS encoding aspartate-tRNA(Asn) ligase: protein MSEPVPQETQSVPPAVQVTTAPAPTQAGEGETPAGPSKGELKKRAKEAEKAKKAAERAAREEEERKKREAKEAEDHAKQNYGKLPLHQSQERNHRKFLKFAELSPESVGQRVVFRARMHNSRAQGAKIVFLAFRQQTHTLQGVLVVSGEKDENQVSKQMLKYSQLIPSESIVLVEGVIKSAEVKSCTITNYEVGIHKLFTAVEVGELPFSIDDASRAEADFEKAEKDENLQYSRVALPTRLDNRVMDLRTPTNQAIFRIQSAVGQLFRDYLNSQGFIEIHSPKLQGAATESGASVFKVQYFNGTAFLAQSPQLAKQMAIAGDFERVYEIGPVFRAEDSNTHRHMTEFMGLDLEMAFEEHYHEVLEVLDEMLKNIFKGLQSKFQHEIEVIKKQFPHEDFLFLDETLKLPFKEGIKMLKEAGAKGSDGEELGELDDLSTENEKFLGRLVREKYKTDYFILDKFPLAIRPFYTMPDPTDSTLSNSYDFFMRGEEILSGAQRVHDPVFLAERMKSVGIDPASMTGYLDAFKLGAPPHAGGGIGLERVVMLFLKLGNIRRASLFPRDPKRLNP from the exons ATGTCAGAACCAGTCCCTCAAGAGACCCAATCCGTTCCTCCAGCAGTACAAGTCACTACCGCTCCTGCTCCCACCCAAGCTGGGGAGGGCGAGACACCAGCTGGACCATCTAAAGgagagttgaagaagagggccaaagaagctgaaaaggccAAGAAGGCCGCTGAGCGAGCCGcaagggaagaggaggaaaggaagaagagagaagctaaagaagctgaagatcatGCCAAACAAAATTACGGGAAATTGCCTTTGCACCAAAGTCAGGAGAGGAACC ACCGAAAGTTCCTTAAATTCGCTGAACTCTCACCTGAATCCGTTGGACAAAGGGTAGTCTTCCGAGCTAGGATGCACAACTCCCGAGCTCAAG GTGCCAAGATCGTCTTCCTCGCTTTCCGACAACAAACCCACACTCTCCAAGGTGTACTCGTCGTATCGGGTGAAAAAGATGAGAACCAAGTGTCAAAACAGATGCTCAAGTATTCTCAATTGATCCCT TCCGAATCTATTGTTCTCGTTGAGGGAGTGATAAAATCAGCCGAAGTAAAGAGTTGTACAATCACCAACTATGAAGTTGGTATccacaag CTTTTCACTGCTGTTGAAGTTGGAGAACTCCCGTTTTCAATTGACGATGCTTCTCGtgctgaagctgatttcgagAAA gcagagaaagatgagaacCTCCAATACTCCAGAGTAGCTCTTCCTACTCGACTCGATAACAGAgtgatggatttgaga ACACCTACCAACCAAGCTATTTTCAGAATCCAATCCGCCGTCGGTCAACTATTCAGAGATTACCTCAACTCTCAAGGATTCATCGAGATCCATTCCCCAAAATTACAAGGTGCCGCTACCGAGTCAGGAGCAAGCGTCTTCAAAGTTCAATATTtcaatg GAACTGCTTTCCTTGctcaatctcctcaattGGCTAAACAGATGGCTATCGCTGGTGATTTCGAGCGAGTGTATGAGATTGGACCTG TATTCCGAGCCGAAGATTCCAACACTCATCGACACATGACCGAATTCATGGGTCTCGATCTCGAAATGGCCTTTGAAGAGCACTATCATGAAGTTTTGGAAGTTCTCGATGAAATGTTGAAAAACATCTTCAAGGGATTACAATCCAAATTCCAACATGAGATCGAAGTGATCAAGAAACAATTCCCTCATGAAGATTTCTTGTTCTTGGATGAAACTTTGAAATTACCTTTCAAGGAAGGTATCAAGATGCTTAAAGAGGCTGGGGCGAAGGGCAGTGACGGTGAGGAATTGGGagaattggatgatttgag TACTGAAAATGAGAAATTCCTCGGTCGACTCGTTCGTGAAAAGTACAAAACCGATTATTTCATCCTCGACAAATTCCCTTTGGCCATCAGACCATTCTACACCATGCCTGATCCCACAGACTCGACTCTCTCCAACTCGTACGATTTCTTCATGCGTGGCGAAGAGATCTTATCAGGTGCTCAGAGAGTACACGATCCCGTGTTCTTAGCTGAACGAATGAAGTCGGTCGGTATCGACCCAGCTTCAATGACTGGTTATTTAGATGCCTTCAAGTTGGGTGCTCCACCCCATGCTGGAGGTGGTATAGGTTTAGAAAGAGTTGTGATGTTGTTCTTGAAATTGGGTAATATAAGACGAGCGAGTTTGTTCCCTAGAGATCCAAAGAGGTTGAACCCTTAG